GATGTCGAGTTCGAGGTCGAGCACCGCGACGCTCGCGTCCTCGACCGACCGGGGCATGTTGTCGTGGGCGGGCTCCTCGTCGACGACGACGCCCTTCACGAGCTCGGTCTCGGCGGAGCTACCGCCGACCTGCGTCTGCATCCGGACGTTCTCGCGCTCGACGCCGTCGTCGCCCTCGACCTGTCGGATCGTCTCGACGACGAGTTCGGCGAGCGTCTCGGCGGTGACGCCGCCGGTGCCCTTGCCGGTCATCGAGGACTCGGCGACCGAGCGGAGGATCTCGTCGGTGAGCTCCTCCTCTAACGTGACCTCCCCGATCGCCTCCTGGGCGATCGCCGCCGCCTCGTGGTAGCCCTCGACGATCGTCGTCGGGTGGACGTCGTCTTCGAGCAGGTCCTCGGCCTGGGCGAGCAGTTCGCCCGCGAGCACCGCCGCCGTCGTGGTGCCGTCGCCGACCTCTTCCTCCTGGCTCTCGCTCACCTCGACGATCATCTGCGCCGCCGGGTGCTCGATGTCCATCTCGTTCAGGATCGTCGCCCCGTCGTTCGTGACGACCATATCCCCCGAGGAGTCGACGAGCATCTTGTCCATCCCGCGCGGGCCGAGCGTCGTCCGTACCGCTTCGGCGACCGCTTTGCCCGCCGCGATGTTCGACTGCTGGGCGTCGCGCCCGCGCGTTCGCTCGCTGTCCTCGCCGAGAATCACTACGGGTAAGCCTCCCATGCGTCGCTGTCCTGATGCCATGTATCTCACCTGCAATGTCGTTAGCGGTTCTATATAAGCGTTTCTGTACGGGGAGCCGTGTGCTCCGGGTTCGCACTCCGTGAGACGAGCGATAGTCACCCGGGAGAGGGGGAGAACCGATCGCCGCTACCGCCAGTCGTGGCGTTCGACCGCCCGGTCGCGGCGCATCGACAGCCCGTTCGGGTTCCGGGTGCTCGTCCGGTCGCGGAACCGCGCGGCCAGGCCGTCTCTCGTACCTCGGAGGACGTTCTTCGAGATGCCGACGCCGCCGCCGAACCACGCGCTCGGGGGAAGAGTCCCCCCGAGCACGCTCCGCCCGGCAGCGACGCCGTCGCGCGCGGTGTGCCCCGCCATCCGGCGGACGACCGTCGGCCTGAGGCCGTAGTTCTTCGCCAGCCGGTAGGCGAGCGAACGGTACTTCCACGCCCAGCGGCGGTACTCGCCGTCGGCGCTTGGGAGCTGTCGCGCGTCCCGCTCGCCCCCGTCCGCGGAGTACGGTCCCCTGACGCCCATCTCCGGGTGCCACTCGACCGTGCGCTTCTGGGCGGCCAGCCGGTGGGCGGCGTCGCGCGCGCCGCCGGTCTCAAGGTACTCGTCGAAGCCGTCGAGCGAGAGCGCCACCTCCCGGGTGAACGCGACGTTCCCGCCGGCGAAGTAGCTCACCTCGCGGCCGGCGATCGAGCGCGACTCGAGTTCGTCGCCGGTCGCCCCGCCTCGAACGGTTCGTCGCGTGGGTCCGGTGACGCAGTCCGCACGGGAGAGCCCCTCGCGCAGGCTCGCCTCCCAGGTCGGCTCGACGCGGTAGTCCTGATCGACGAACGCGACGAGGTCCCCCGAGGCGACCGAGAGCCCCGCGTTGCGCGAGACGTTGATGTTGCGCTCGGGGAGTTCGACGAGCACGTCGACGTCGTCGCGGCCGTGGACCATCCCGCTCGTTCCGTCCGTGGAGGGCCCGTTGACGACGATCACCTCGCTCCCGGTGTGCAAAGAAAGGGCATCGAGACACTCCGACAGCCGCTCGCGCCCGTTGAGCGTCGCGACCACCACCGAGAGCTCCATACCCCCCGCATCTCTCCCGAGGGGCAAAAGCCCGACGCTCTCACCGCACCTGCGCGGTCCAGTAGCTCACCGAGGCGAACCGATCGCTGGCGTTCGTCTCCTCGAGTCGCCCCTCGAGGCCGTAGAGCGCGCCGGCGACCGGTCCGGGGATCGCGCGGTAGAAGCCGTACGGCAGGAGGAAGTCGTGCTCCGCGCGGACGAGGTCGAGGTCGGCGCGGTCGACCAGTTCGTGGACGTCCCGCTCGGAGTAGAGCCGCGAACCCATCGGCAGCAGCCAGTTGTAGACCGTGCGCGTCGAGCGGTCGTTGAACGTGTCGAAGACGATCTCGCCGCTCGTCACGCGGCGCATCTCGGCGAGAAAGCGCTCCGGGTCGGGGATCAGGTGGAAAAACCGCATCGCGAGTACCGCGTCGAAGTGGTCGTCCGGGAACGGGAGTCGGGCGGCGTCACCCCGGACGAACTCGACGTGGTCCTCGACGCCCAGCTGTCGTGCTTTCACCCGGCCCTGCGAGAGCATCGCCGCGGAGATGTCGAGGCCGGTGATGTCCGCGCCACGCTCGGCGAGCATCACGGTGAAGCGGCCGGTCCCGCAGGCGATCTCGAGGACGCGCTTTCCCGACAGCGGCGAGAGCGCGTCGAGCACCGCCTGCTTCTCGCGGCGATCGATCAGACGGCCGCCGCGCGAGAAGCGCTTGTCGTCGTACTCCTCCGCGACCTCGGTCGTCTGGTACCACTCCTTGCCTTTCACTACACCCACGTACTCGACCCGGGTGATAAAACGGTACTGAAACGACTCACTCCCCGCCGGTCGCGACGCCCCCGACCTCGATGCGGACGATCACCCGCTCCCCGCCCTCGTCGCCGTGGTGTGGGTACTCCTCGACGCCCATGTAACGCCGTGCGAGTGCGTCGATGTGCTCGACGGCACCCTCCTCGGTCACCTCCGCGACCTCGCCGCGGATCGAGATGTATCTGTACGGATCGTCCGGGTCGAGTATCGAGAGTCCGACCTTCGAACCCCGCTCGACGTTTCGCTCCTTCTGCCGGCCGCGGGCGGTGTTCACCAGCACGTCACCGTCCTCGGCGTCGATCCACACCGGCGTCACCTGCGGCGTGCCGTCGGGCATCAGCGTCGCGAAGTGGGCGAACGACTCGCGTTCGAAGAGGTCCTGGTGGCTCTCGGGAATCGCCATGTCCTCACCTCGCCTCGACGGAATAAAAGCCCCTCCGACCGTGCTACTAGTACACCTTAAAGCATCCCTATTGTTTTCACATACATATAGCCAACGCTTACCATGACGACCCGACCAGGACGGTACCATGAGCACCAGTACGGCCGACGAGCGGGCGCGGGCGGGAGAGACGCTCCTCACCGACGAGGAGTACAGAGAGCGGCTGATCGAACTGCCCCCGAGCGCGAAGCTCGTCGCCAAAGTGCTGGAGAGCGACTCGCCGCTCTCGCAGGGCCAGCTCGCCGAGGAGTCGCTGCTCCCCGACAGGACCGTACGCTACGCGCTCAACAGGCTGGAGGAGGTCGGCATCGTCGGCTCTCGCTACAGCTTCCGCGACGCCAGAAAGCAGGTCTACTACCTGCACCGCTAGCTAAAGAGCGCGCTTTTTCCGCCGAGAACGAGACCGATCCGTATGAGATCTATCGCCACCTGTTCGGTCCCGACGGCGACGAGCGCCCCGAACGGCGCGACGAACGCCTATCTCGTCGGCCGCGAGGGGGCGATGCTCGTCGATCCCGCCGGTCGAACGCCCGGCCTCGACCGGGCGGTCGAGGCGCGCTCGGTCGAGCACGTCCTCCTCACGCACACCCACCCGGACCACGTGGGCGGGGTCGCGGAGTACGCGACGAGGACGGGAGCGACCGTCTGGGCGCACGGCGCGTACGAGGACCGGTTCGAGTGGGCGACCGGGATCGGCCCGGACCGAACGCTCTCCGACGGGGAGGTCATCCGTACGGGCGACGGAACGAGGGTAGAGGTCCTCGAGACGCCCGGACACGCGCCGGATCACCTCGTGTTCGCGATCGGATCGTCCCTCCTGGTCGGCGACCTCTCGATGGCCGAGGGGAGCGTCCTCGTGGGCGACGACGGCGATCTAGCCGCCTACCTCGCCTCGCTCGACCGGCTGCTCGCGCTCTCCCCGTCGACCTGCTACCCCGGGCACGGTCCAACGATCGAGGACCCGGACGAGACGCTCTCGCGGCTGATCGAGCACCGCAGAGAGCGCGAACGGCGGGTGGTGGCCGCTGTCCGTAACGGGAGGGAGACGGTCGAAGGGATCGTCGAGTCGGCGTACGAGAGAGACCTTACGGGCGTCGAGCACCTCGCCGGGCAGGCGGTCCGCGCCCACCTCCGGAAGCTCGCGGCGGAGGGTGTGGTCCGATGGGACGGTGAGCGTGCCCACGCGCTCGCGAGCGACGACTGAGCGACGGGCTTTTTCGCCCCGCCCCGAAGTGGGACGTATGGAGTCGCTTGAGGCCGAACTGGCGCGCGCTCGCGGACTCTCGGTGAGCGACCTCGCCGGCGCGATCGAGTCGATCGGCTTCGAGTGTACGCGCTGTGGGGCCTGCTGTACCGCCGAAGACGAGGACGAGCACACGGCGACGGTGTTCCCGGACGAGGTGCGCGAGCTACAGGGGGTGACCGAGAGCGAGTGGCGGGACGTCGCCCGGCCGATGCCGTACGGAATCGAGGACGGTGAGGGCGAGACGTTCGAGTGGGCGCTGCAGACCACCGCTTGCGGGGACTGCGTCTTCTACGAGGAGGAGGGGGGAGTCGGGGCGTGTACGGTCCACCCGGACCGGCCGCTGATCTGTCGGACCTACCCGTTCAGCGTCGCGCTCGGCGGGACGAGCCAGCCGATGGGCGAGCCGGTCGACCGGGAGGGGAGTGTCCGCGCCCACGAGTGCGAGGGGCTCGGCCGCGAGATCACCAGGAGCGACGCCGAGACGCTCGCGGCGACGCTGAGAGAGCGGGCGATTCGGGAACTAGAGGAGGCGATCGCCGTGCGTGACGCCTACGAACCGGCAGGACGGGGAGGGATCGTCGTCCACGACTCGGAGGGACGGAAGCGACCGGACGGGTCGGAGCTTTCCTGACCGGTGGGCCGACACTTCTATTAGGATCGGCTTCGAGTGGACGCCCGGAGGCTCTATCCGTGGAAATCTCTGATAAGCTCCTGTGTCTGTTCAACGCCGACGTCACCGCGACCGACGACGGCTACATCGTCGAAGTGCCGCGTAGCGAGGTCGAGAAGGGGTCGATCGATCCCGGCGAGACCTACCGCGTGGCGCTCATCTCGCGCGAGGCTCCCGAGGAGAAACCCTCGGAGTCGAAACGCGAGAGCCGCAAGGGTTCGGAGCCCCAGCCCCCGGTCGAGATCGGCGAGGTCCGCTACGTCGAGATCGAGGACATCGGCAAGCAGGGCGACGGCATCGCACGCGTCGAACGCGGCTACGTCATCATCGTCCCCGGCGCGGAGATCGGCGAACAGGTGAAAGTCGAGGTAACGGAAGTGAAATCGAACTTCGCGGTCGGCGAGATCATCGACGAGAGCACGCTGTAACGGCGCTCAACGACCGTT
This region of Halalkalicoccus sp. CGA53 genomic DNA includes:
- a CDS encoding glycosyltransferase family 2 protein → MELSVVVATLNGRERLSECLDALSLHTGSEVIVVNGPSTDGTSGMVHGRDDVDVLVELPERNINVSRNAGLSVASGDLVAFVDQDYRVEPTWEASLREGLSRADCVTGPTRRTVRGGATGDELESRSIAGREVSYFAGGNVAFTREVALSLDGFDEYLETGGARDAAHRLAAQKRTVEWHPEMGVRGPYSADGGERDARQLPSADGEYRRWAWKYRSLAYRLAKNYGLRPTVVRRMAGHTARDGVAAGRSVLGGTLPPSAWFGGGVGISKNVLRGTRDGLAARFRDRTSTRNPNGLSMRRDRAVERHDWR
- a CDS encoding TRAM domain-containing protein, producing MEISDKLLCLFNADVTATDDGYIVEVPRSEVEKGSIDPGETYRVALISREAPEEKPSESKRESRKGSEPQPPVEIGEVRYVEIEDIGKQGDGIARVERGYVIIVPGAEIGEQVKVEVTEVKSNFAVGEIIDESTL
- a CDS encoding class I SAM-dependent methyltransferase produces the protein MKGKEWYQTTEVAEEYDDKRFSRGGRLIDRREKQAVLDALSPLSGKRVLEIACGTGRFTVMLAERGADITGLDISAAMLSQGRVKARQLGVEDHVEFVRGDAARLPFPDDHFDAVLAMRFFHLIPDPERFLAEMRRVTSGEIVFDTFNDRSTRTVYNWLLPMGSRLYSERDVHELVDRADLDLVRAEHDFLLPYGFYRAIPGPVAGALYGLEGRLEETNASDRFASVSYWTAQVR
- a CDS encoding PPOX class F420-dependent oxidoreductase; protein product: MAIPESHQDLFERESFAHFATLMPDGTPQVTPVWIDAEDGDVLVNTARGRQKERNVERGSKVGLSILDPDDPYRYISIRGEVAEVTEEGAVEHIDALARRYMGVEEYPHHGDEGGERVIVRIEVGGVATGGE
- a CDS encoding winged helix-turn-helix transcriptional regulator gives rise to the protein MSTSTADERARAGETLLTDEEYRERLIELPPSAKLVAKVLESDSPLSQGQLAEESLLPDRTVRYALNRLEEVGIVGSRYSFRDARKQVYYLHR
- a CDS encoding YkgJ family cysteine cluster protein, with the protein product MESLEAELARARGLSVSDLAGAIESIGFECTRCGACCTAEDEDEHTATVFPDEVRELQGVTESEWRDVARPMPYGIEDGEGETFEWALQTTACGDCVFYEEEGGVGACTVHPDRPLICRTYPFSVALGGTSQPMGEPVDREGSVRAHECEGLGREITRSDAETLAATLRERAIRELEEAIAVRDAYEPAGRGGIVVHDSEGRKRPDGSELS
- a CDS encoding MBL fold metallo-hydrolase → MRSIATCSVPTATSAPNGATNAYLVGREGAMLVDPAGRTPGLDRAVEARSVEHVLLTHTHPDHVGGVAEYATRTGATVWAHGAYEDRFEWATGIGPDRTLSDGEVIRTGDGTRVEVLETPGHAPDHLVFAIGSSLLVGDLSMAEGSVLVGDDGDLAAYLASLDRLLALSPSTCYPGHGPTIEDPDETLSRLIEHRRERERRVVAAVRNGRETVEGIVESAYERDLTGVEHLAGQAVRAHLRKLAAEGVVRWDGERAHALASDD